The Bacillota bacterium genome includes the window ACTGCCTTGATACGGATCCCTTGGATCTGGCGGGCTGGCAGGGTTTGACCTTCGAAGTAATCTTCAATCCATCCACCATCCGTCAGTGTGTTTTGTTGCGGAAAACTGAAGGAACTAGTAACAACGGTTACCAATTGGTAATCACCAACAACGGTAGTCTGGCCTTCTTCCTTGGTTCCTCTATGGGGAGCAAGTACGCAGTGACCGATGCCGGGGCAGTGGTACCCGGCCAGTGGTATCATGTGGCTGCCACTTGGGATGGTGACCGGATGCGTATTTTCCTAGACGGGGTGGAAGTGGCAAACACCTTGTACCTTGATGAACTGGAGCACACCTCGGGCCATCTGGGGATCGGTGCTTTGGTGCGGACCACCGCTTTGGATAATATCGGACAA containing:
- a CDS encoding LamG domain-containing protein, translating into MKKFSFVLALVSVLLLSLSVVSANTVVHWRFTGEEGERPEVLENSYGIPAYVVQLEPTGVYYVDDALYFDNPTATNNDGSFLYCLDTDPLDLAGWQGLTFEVIFNPSTIRQCVLLRKTEGTSNNGYQLVITNNGSLAFFLGSSMGSKYAVTDAGAVVPGQWYHVAATWDGDRMRIFLDGVEVANTLYLDELEHTSGHLGIGALVRTTALDNIGQYFHGYIREIRISDRALDPSEFLK